One window from the genome of Rhodococcus sp. ABRD24 encodes:
- a CDS encoding SDR family oxidoreductase, with protein sequence MTATIKSPLSAAPEEIEGHNLLGGKKVVVTAAAGTGIGFATARRALLEGADVLVSDFHERRLGETVEKLSAEFGGQQVESLVCDVSSTEQVDALITGAAERLGRIDVLVNNAGLGGETPVVDMTDEQWDRVLDITLTSTFRATRAALRYFKSVDHNGVLVNNASVLGWRAQHSQAHYAAAKAGVMALTRCSAIEAAEYGVRINAVAPSIARHAFLAKVTSEELLDQLASSEAFGRAAEVWEIAATIAMLASDYTTYLTGEIVSISSQRA encoded by the coding sequence GTGACCGCCACCATCAAGTCCCCGCTCTCCGCCGCACCCGAGGAGATCGAGGGTCACAACCTGCTCGGGGGCAAGAAGGTCGTCGTGACCGCCGCCGCCGGTACCGGCATCGGCTTCGCGACCGCGCGCCGCGCGCTGCTCGAGGGCGCCGACGTCCTGGTCTCCGACTTCCACGAGCGTCGCCTCGGTGAGACCGTCGAGAAGCTGTCTGCCGAGTTCGGCGGCCAGCAGGTCGAGTCTCTCGTGTGTGACGTCTCGAGCACCGAGCAGGTCGACGCGCTCATCACCGGTGCGGCCGAGAGGCTGGGCCGTATCGACGTTCTCGTCAACAACGCCGGCCTGGGCGGCGAGACCCCCGTCGTCGACATGACCGATGAGCAGTGGGATCGCGTCCTCGACATCACGCTCACGAGTACCTTCCGCGCCACCCGCGCGGCGCTGCGCTACTTCAAGTCCGTCGACCACAACGGTGTTCTGGTGAACAACGCGTCGGTACTCGGCTGGCGTGCGCAGCACTCGCAGGCCCACTACGCGGCTGCCAAGGCCGGTGTCATGGCGCTCACCCGCTGCTCCGCGATCGAGGCGGCCGAGTACGGCGTCCGCATCAACGCCGTCGCACCGTCCATCGCGCGCCATGCATTCCTGGCGAAGGTCACCAGCGAGGAGCTGCTGGATCAGCTGGCTTCGTCCGAGGCGTTCGGCCGTGCCGCCGAGGTGTGGGAGATCGCCGCGACCATTGCGATGCTCGCGAGCGACTACACCACCTACCTCACCGGTGAGATCGTCTCGATCTCGAGCCAGCGCGCGTAA
- a CDS encoding TetR/AcrR family transcriptional regulator, with product MTPPRDADESSSKSGRRAELLELAAGLFAERGLRATTVRDIADAAGILSGSLYHHFDSKESMVDEILRGFQDDLFGRYREIVAAGVGSRETFEALVIASFEAIDASHSAVAIYQDEVKHLASNERFAYLAERNQEFRDLWVGVLEAGVADGSFRQDLDIELVFRFMRDTVWVAVRWYRPGGSMTAEAVAKQYLSIVLDGLASPDSRK from the coding sequence ATGACTCCACCCCGAGACGCCGACGAGTCTTCGAGCAAGTCCGGCCGTCGCGCCGAGCTCCTGGAACTCGCCGCGGGCCTGTTTGCCGAACGCGGTCTGCGGGCCACCACGGTGCGCGACATCGCCGACGCGGCGGGCATCCTCTCCGGCAGCCTCTACCACCACTTCGACTCCAAGGAGTCGATGGTCGACGAGATCCTGCGCGGCTTCCAGGACGACCTGTTCGGCCGCTACCGCGAGATCGTCGCCGCCGGCGTGGGCTCGCGCGAAACCTTCGAGGCGCTCGTGATCGCGTCGTTCGAGGCGATCGACGCCTCGCACAGCGCGGTCGCGATCTACCAGGACGAGGTCAAGCACCTCGCGTCCAACGAGCGGTTCGCGTACCTCGCCGAGCGTAACCAGGAGTTCCGCGACCTGTGGGTCGGGGTGCTCGAGGCCGGTGTCGCCGACGGCAGCTTCCGTCAGGACCTCGACATCGAGCTTGTCTTCCGTTTCATGCGCGACACGGTGTGGGTTGCCGTGCGCTGGTACCGGCCCGGTGGATCGATGACCGCCGAGGCCGTTGCCAAGCAGTACCTCTCCATCGTTCTCGACGGGCTTGCCAGCCCCGACTCCCGCAAATAA
- a CDS encoding acetyl-CoA C-acetyltransferase, whose amino-acid sequence MPEVYIVDAVRTPIGKKNGGLAPVHPIDLGAHIIKALVERTGIDPSNVDDVIFGCVDAIGGQAGNIARLSWLAAGLPQHVPGVTVDRQCGSSQQAIQFGAQAILAGTADLIVAGGVQNMSQIPISAAMIVGEQYGFSTPTAESTGWTERYGDEEVSQFRGAEMIADKWDISREELEKWALQSHERAKAAIVEGRFDGEIVPFGDVTTDEGPRETSLEKMASLKVLVEGGRLTAAVASQISDGASALLLASEEAVQKYNLKPRARIHHMSARGDDPIFMLSAPIPATQHALAKTGLTLDDIDLIEINEAFAPVVLAWIKELGADPAKVNVNGGAIALGHPLGATGTKLMATLLNELERTNGRYGLLTICEGGGTANVTIIERVQ is encoded by the coding sequence ATGCCCGAGGTCTACATCGTCGACGCCGTCCGCACCCCGATCGGCAAGAAGAACGGTGGTCTGGCCCCCGTTCATCCGATCGACCTGGGCGCGCACATCATCAAGGCGCTCGTCGAGCGCACCGGCATCGACCCATCGAACGTCGACGACGTCATCTTCGGTTGTGTCGACGCGATCGGTGGACAGGCTGGCAACATCGCCCGCCTGTCGTGGCTGGCCGCGGGTCTGCCACAGCACGTACCCGGAGTGACGGTCGACCGTCAGTGCGGCTCCAGCCAGCAGGCCATCCAGTTCGGCGCGCAGGCGATCCTGGCCGGCACCGCCGACCTGATCGTCGCCGGCGGCGTCCAGAACATGAGCCAGATTCCGATCTCGGCCGCCATGATCGTCGGCGAGCAGTACGGCTTCAGCACCCCGACCGCCGAGTCCACGGGCTGGACCGAGCGCTACGGCGACGAGGAGGTGTCGCAGTTCCGCGGCGCCGAGATGATCGCCGACAAGTGGGACATCAGCCGCGAGGAGCTCGAGAAGTGGGCTCTGCAGAGCCACGAGCGTGCCAAGGCCGCGATCGTCGAGGGCCGCTTCGACGGCGAGATCGTCCCCTTCGGAGACGTCACCACCGACGAGGGTCCGCGCGAGACCAGCCTCGAGAAGATGGCGAGCCTCAAGGTTCTCGTCGAGGGTGGCCGCCTGACCGCCGCCGTCGCCAGCCAGATCTCCGACGGAGCCAGCGCGCTGCTGCTCGCGTCGGAGGAGGCCGTGCAGAAGTACAACCTGAAGCCCCGTGCCCGCATCCACCACATGAGCGCCCGCGGCGACGACCCGATCTTCATGCTGAGCGCGCCGATCCCGGCCACCCAGCACGCGCTGGCGAAGACCGGCCTGACCCTCGACGACATCGACCTGATCGAGATCAACGAGGCCTTCGCACCCGTCGTCCTCGCCTGGATCAAGGAGCTGGGCGCCGACCCGGCCAAGGTCAACGTCAACGGTGGGGCAATCGCGCTCGGCCACCCGCTCGGTGCCACCGGCACCAAGCTGATGGCGACGCTGCTCAACGAGCTCGAGCGCACGAACGGCCGTTACGGACTGCTCACCATTTGTGAGGGTGGCGGCACCGCGAACGTCACGATCATCGAGCGAGTCCAGTAG
- a CDS encoding bile acid:sodium symporter family protein, which translates to MDSALTSVALPAALAIIMFGLGLSLTSADFARVARHPKVVTIALACQLLILPAVAFGLVLMFDLPPLLAVGMMVLAASPGGTTANLFSHLYRGDVALNITLTAVNSVIAVVTLPIITNFALGYFDPAETGGTMGLQFTKVLQVFAIVLIPVAIGMAVRARREDFARRMDRPVRIASAVVLVAVIVGTIAAERENVPSYLADVGVIVTMFCLASLGLGYWVPKLLGVHRRQAIACSMEIGVHNSTLAIAIAISVLDSVDLAIPAAVYGVVMFPAAAAVGWLISRGARAETADALPVQDRTERASESG; encoded by the coding sequence ATGGACTCTGCTCTCACCTCGGTGGCCCTACCGGCCGCATTGGCGATCATCATGTTCGGGCTCGGGCTCTCGCTGACATCGGCGGACTTCGCCCGCGTCGCAAGGCATCCCAAGGTGGTCACCATCGCCCTGGCGTGTCAGCTGCTGATCCTGCCCGCAGTCGCATTCGGCCTGGTTCTGATGTTCGATCTACCGCCGCTGCTGGCGGTCGGCATGATGGTGCTCGCGGCGTCGCCGGGCGGCACCACAGCGAACCTCTTCAGCCATCTCTACCGCGGCGACGTCGCCCTCAACATCACACTTACCGCAGTGAACTCGGTGATCGCGGTCGTCACGCTGCCGATCATCACGAACTTTGCCCTCGGCTATTTCGACCCCGCAGAGACCGGCGGAACGATGGGCCTGCAGTTCACGAAGGTCCTGCAGGTGTTCGCGATCGTGCTCATCCCGGTCGCGATCGGGATGGCGGTCCGCGCGCGGCGCGAGGACTTCGCGCGGCGAATGGACCGGCCGGTGCGGATCGCGTCGGCCGTCGTGCTGGTGGCGGTGATCGTCGGCACCATCGCGGCGGAGCGGGAGAACGTGCCGTCGTACCTCGCAGACGTCGGCGTGATCGTGACCATGTTCTGCCTAGCCAGCCTCGGGTTGGGTTACTGGGTTCCGAAACTGCTGGGAGTCCATCGGCGGCAGGCGATCGCCTGCTCGATGGAGATCGGGGTGCACAACAGCACGCTGGCCATCGCGATTGCGATCAGCGTCCTCGACAGTGTCGACCTCGCGATCCCTGCGGCCGTGTACGGCGTCGTGATGTTCCCCGCCGCCGCAGCCGTCGGCTGGCTGATCAGCCGGGGAGCGCGGGCCGAAACGGCGGATGCCCTCCCGGTTCAGGATCGAACCGAAAGGGCATCCGAGAGCGGGTAG
- a CDS encoding cytochrome P450 produces MHVSENLHKSTAATATVPHPPRRLPILGDVLGVSLHTPVQDSMRLGRQLGPIFERNALGHRFVFVSDPGMVAELSDESRFAKNVAPGIAELRGIGGDGLFTAYNDEPNWGKAHNLLRPAFTQSAMRSYHDIMVGVAGELTAHWDSRIGGTPVDVSADMTKLTLETIARTGFSYSFDSFERTRPHPFVEAMVRALTYAQWRTFRNVPGLGKYLYRKSDRQNAADTAYLAEVVDEVIRSRRDASGPGHEDLLEIMLRAARENDPNRLDEVNIRHQVVTFLVAGHETTSGALSFALHYLSRNPDVLAKARAEVDEVWGEEVPPFEKVAKLRYVRRVLDETLRLWPTAPAYAREARTDTVLADRYPMKAGDWVLVLIPSLHRDPAWGADPELFDPDRFTPERVRARPAHIYKPFGTGERACIGRQFAIHEALLVLGTILRRYDFSADPDYQLRIQERLTLMPVGFNLTVRHR; encoded by the coding sequence ATGCACGTCTCAGAGAACCTGCACAAGAGCACCGCCGCCACGGCAACCGTTCCCCATCCACCCCGGCGGCTCCCGATCCTCGGCGACGTACTGGGCGTCTCACTGCATACCCCGGTACAGGATTCGATGCGGCTGGGCCGGCAACTCGGTCCGATCTTCGAACGCAACGCACTCGGGCACCGCTTCGTATTCGTCTCGGACCCCGGCATGGTGGCCGAGCTGTCCGACGAGTCGCGTTTCGCAAAGAACGTCGCCCCCGGAATCGCGGAACTGCGCGGCATCGGCGGCGACGGGCTGTTCACTGCTTACAACGACGAACCGAACTGGGGCAAGGCGCACAACTTACTGCGTCCGGCGTTCACCCAGTCAGCAATGCGCTCCTACCACGACATCATGGTCGGCGTCGCCGGCGAGCTCACCGCGCACTGGGACAGCCGGATCGGCGGTACCCCTGTCGACGTTTCCGCCGACATGACGAAACTGACACTCGAGACCATCGCGCGTACGGGCTTCAGTTACTCTTTCGACTCGTTCGAGCGCACCAGGCCACACCCGTTCGTCGAGGCCATGGTTCGGGCTCTCACATATGCGCAATGGCGGACGTTCCGGAACGTACCGGGCCTGGGGAAGTACCTGTACCGCAAGTCGGATCGGCAGAACGCCGCCGACACCGCGTACCTCGCGGAAGTGGTCGACGAGGTGATCCGTAGCCGCCGCGACGCGTCCGGACCAGGTCACGAAGACCTGCTCGAGATCATGCTCCGTGCCGCCCGCGAGAACGACCCCAACCGACTCGACGAAGTGAACATCCGCCACCAGGTCGTGACCTTCCTCGTCGCGGGACACGAAACCACTTCGGGTGCACTATCGTTCGCACTTCACTACCTTTCCCGGAATCCCGATGTACTCGCGAAGGCGCGCGCAGAGGTGGACGAGGTGTGGGGCGAGGAGGTACCGCCGTTCGAGAAGGTCGCGAAACTCCGGTACGTCCGTCGGGTCCTCGACGAGACACTGAGGCTGTGGCCCACCGCCCCGGCGTATGCACGTGAAGCGCGCACGGATACCGTGCTGGCGGATCGCTACCCGATGAAGGCGGGAGACTGGGTCCTGGTGCTGATCCCGTCGCTGCACCGCGACCCCGCGTGGGGCGCCGATCCTGAACTCTTCGACCCGGACCGCTTCACGCCCGAACGCGTCCGGGCTCGTCCAGCGCACATCTACAAGCCGTTCGGCACGGGGGAACGTGCGTGCATCGGCCGCCAATTCGCCATCCACGAGGCCCTTCTCGTACTGGGGACGATCCTGCGCAGGTACGACTTCTCCGCCGATCCCGACTACCAGCTGCGGATACAGGAACGGCTGACGCTCATGCCGGTGGGGTTCAACCTCACCGTTCGCCACCGCTGA
- a CDS encoding DUF2277 domain-containing protein yields MCRNITELRGLEPAATPEEIEAAARQYVRKVSGIQKLSDANRDAFEKAVEEVTATTAELLAALPPRRQPPATVPPLRRPEVRARIAAKEAAPSS; encoded by the coding sequence ATGTGCCGAAACATCACCGAGCTGCGCGGGCTCGAACCGGCTGCCACTCCCGAGGAGATCGAGGCCGCGGCCCGGCAGTACGTCCGCAAGGTCAGCGGGATACAGAAGCTGTCCGACGCCAACCGAGACGCGTTCGAGAAGGCCGTCGAGGAGGTCACGGCGACCACGGCCGAGCTACTCGCGGCGCTCCCGCCCCGTAGGCAGCCACCGGCCACGGTGCCGCCGCTTCGACGCCCCGAGGTCCGGGCTCGGATCGCGGCGAAGGAGGCGGCGCCGAGTTCCTGA
- a CDS encoding nitronate monooxygenase, producing the protein MSSGERSDGGSKQVLKTPFTELVGVEHPIVQTGMGWVSGPRLTAATCNAGGLGILASATMTYEELEAAIRKTKQLTTKPFGVNMRADASDASKRCDLLIREGVKVASFALAPKKDLIAKLKDNGIVVVPSIGAAKHAVKVASWGADAVVVQGGEGGGHTGGVATTLLLPSVLDAVDIPVIAGGGFFDGRGLAAALSYGAAGVAMGTRFLLTSDSAVPDSVKQEYLKRGLTDTTVSVKVDGMPHRVLNTDLVNSLEKSSYIRGLVAAAKNAPKVRKMTGNSWPTLLKEGLAMRKNTDKTWLQIVMNANTPMLLKAGLVDGDTEAGVLASGQVVGMIDDLPSCQELIDRIMADAAARIDALGALRA; encoded by the coding sequence GTGAGTTCGGGCGAGCGAAGCGACGGGGGATCGAAGCAGGTGCTGAAAACACCGTTCACCGAACTGGTGGGCGTCGAGCATCCAATCGTGCAGACGGGCATGGGCTGGGTGTCCGGCCCGCGCCTGACCGCGGCCACCTGCAACGCAGGCGGCCTCGGCATCCTCGCCTCGGCGACGATGACGTACGAGGAGCTCGAGGCGGCGATTCGTAAGACCAAGCAGCTCACGACCAAGCCGTTCGGCGTCAACATGCGCGCCGACGCGTCGGACGCCTCGAAGCGGTGCGACCTGCTGATCCGCGAGGGTGTCAAGGTCGCGTCGTTCGCGTTGGCGCCCAAGAAGGATCTGATCGCCAAACTCAAGGACAACGGGATCGTCGTGGTTCCGTCGATCGGGGCCGCCAAGCACGCCGTGAAGGTCGCCTCGTGGGGCGCCGACGCGGTGGTCGTGCAGGGCGGCGAGGGCGGCGGCCACACCGGTGGCGTCGCGACGACGCTGTTGCTACCGTCCGTGCTCGATGCGGTCGACATCCCGGTGATCGCCGGCGGCGGCTTCTTCGACGGTCGCGGCCTGGCCGCGGCGCTGTCCTACGGGGCTGCAGGTGTCGCGATGGGCACCCGTTTCCTGCTCACCAGCGATTCGGCGGTGCCGGACTCGGTCAAGCAGGAGTACCTCAAGCGTGGTCTGACGGATACCACCGTGTCGGTCAAGGTCGACGGCATGCCGCACCGCGTGCTCAACACGGACCTGGTGAACAGCCTCGAGAAGTCCAGCTACATCAGGGGACTCGTCGCGGCAGCCAAGAACGCGCCGAAGGTCAGGAAGATGACCGGCAACTCGTGGCCGACTCTCCTCAAGGAGGGGCTGGCGATGCGCAAGAACACCGACAAGACGTGGCTGCAGATCGTCATGAACGCCAACACCCCGATGCTGCTCAAGGCCGGACTGGTCGACGGCGACACCGAGGCAGGCGTGCTGGCGTCGGGTCAGGTGGTCGGCATGATCGACGACCTGCCCAGCTGCCAGGAACTGATCGACCGGATCATGGCCGACGCCGCGGCACGGATCGATGCGCTCGGAGCCCTCAGGGCCTGA
- the ipdB gene encoding cholesterol ring-cleaving hydrolase subunit IpdB: MTSTESTDTHTVTRAEYCAIACAEIFSGAGEIMASPMATLPLIGARLARLTSEPDLLITDGEALIFADTPGVGQKGAVEGWMPFRKVFDVVAGGRRHVVMGANQIDKHGNQNLSAFGPLQQPTRQMFGVRGAPGNTINHATSYWVGKHSSRVFVDKVDVVSGVGYDQFEEGDPAFRFLHLHRVVTNLGSFDFGGPGHTLRALTLHPGVSAEDVAANTSFEVAGLDTAGITREPTAEELRIIREVLDPRNLRDREVSA, translated from the coding sequence ATGACCTCCACGGAAAGCACCGACACCCACACTGTGACCCGCGCCGAGTACTGCGCGATCGCGTGCGCTGAGATCTTCTCCGGTGCAGGCGAAATCATGGCCAGCCCGATGGCGACGCTGCCGCTCATCGGCGCCCGTCTGGCTCGCCTGACCTCCGAGCCGGATCTGCTCATCACCGACGGTGAGGCGCTGATCTTCGCGGACACCCCCGGCGTCGGTCAGAAGGGCGCCGTCGAGGGCTGGATGCCGTTCCGCAAGGTGTTCGACGTCGTCGCCGGTGGGCGTCGCCACGTCGTCATGGGCGCCAACCAGATCGACAAGCACGGCAACCAGAACCTCTCGGCGTTCGGCCCGCTGCAGCAGCCGACCCGTCAGATGTTCGGTGTGCGCGGCGCCCCGGGCAATACGATCAACCACGCCACCAGCTACTGGGTGGGCAAGCACTCCTCGCGCGTCTTCGTCGACAAGGTCGACGTCGTCTCTGGCGTCGGCTACGACCAGTTCGAGGAAGGCGACCCGGCCTTCCGCTTCCTGCACCTGCACCGCGTGGTCACCAACCTCGGTTCCTTCGACTTCGGCGGCCCGGGCCACACTCTGCGAGCGCTGACCCTGCACCCCGGCGTCTCGGCCGAGGACGTCGCCGCGAACACCTCCTTCGAGGTCGCGGGCCTGGACACGGCGGGCATCACCCGCGAGCCCACCGCCGAGGAGCTGCGGATCATCCGCGAGGTCCTGGATCCGCGCAACCTGCGTGACCGCGAGGTCTCGGCGTGA
- the ipdA gene encoding cholesterol ring-cleaving hydrolase subunit IpdA translates to MRDKRMSLDEVVGELRSGMTIGLGGWGSRRKPMAFVRAILRSDIKDLTVVTYGGPDLGLLCSAGKVKKAYYGFVSLDSAPFYDPWFAKRRLEGSIESREMDEGMVKCGLEAAAARLPFLPIRAGLGSDVRNFWGDELKTVTSPYADASGKAETLIAMPALNLDASFVHLNIGDAHGNAGYQGVDPYFDDLYCMAAEKRYVSVEKVVETEQLVKEVPLQQLILNRMMVDGVVEAPGGAHFTLAGESYGRDEKFQRHYAEASKTAESWQAFVDRFLSGSEDDYQAAVKKFAEEQQA, encoded by the coding sequence ATGCGTGACAAGAGGATGTCGCTCGACGAGGTCGTCGGCGAACTGCGCAGTGGTATGACCATCGGCCTCGGTGGCTGGGGTTCGCGTCGTAAGCCGATGGCTTTCGTGCGCGCGATCCTGCGTTCGGACATCAAGGACCTGACCGTCGTCACTTACGGCGGACCGGACCTGGGCCTGTTGTGCTCGGCCGGCAAGGTCAAGAAGGCGTACTACGGCTTCGTATCCCTGGACTCGGCCCCGTTCTACGATCCGTGGTTCGCGAAGCGTCGACTCGAGGGCAGCATCGAATCTCGAGAAATGGACGAGGGCATGGTCAAGTGCGGCCTCGAGGCCGCCGCGGCCCGCCTGCCGTTCCTGCCGATCCGTGCCGGACTGGGCTCGGACGTCCGCAACTTCTGGGGCGACGAACTCAAGACCGTCACCTCGCCGTACGCCGATGCGTCGGGCAAGGCCGAGACGCTGATCGCGATGCCGGCCCTGAACCTGGACGCGTCGTTCGTGCACCTGAACATCGGTGACGCGCACGGCAACGCCGGCTACCAGGGCGTCGATCCGTACTTCGACGACCTTTACTGCATGGCCGCCGAGAAGCGCTACGTCTCCGTCGAGAAGGTCGTCGAGACCGAGCAACTCGTCAAGGAGGTTCCGCTGCAGCAGCTGATCCTCAACCGCATGATGGTCGACGGGGTCGTCGAGGCCCCGGGCGGCGCACACTTCACCCTCGCCGGCGAGAGCTACGGCCGCGACGAGAAGTTCCAGCGCCACTATGCCGAGGCATCCAAGACCGCCGAGTCGTGGCAGGCGTTCGTCGACCGATTCCTGTCCGGATCCGAGGACGACTACCAGGCCGCCGTCAAGAAGTTCGCAGAGGAGCAGCAGGCATGA
- the echA20 gene encoding (7aS)-7a-methyl-1,5-dioxo-2,3,5,6,7,7a-hexahydro-1H-indene-carboxyl-CoA hydrolase has product MGITSTSDGAGITTVTVDYPPVNAIPSKGWFELADAVLAAGKDPETHVVILRAEGRGFNAGVDIKEMQATEGHGALIDANRGCAAAFSAVYDCEVPVVVAVNGFCVGGGIGLVGNADVIVASDDAIFGLPEVDRGALGAATHLARLVPQHMMRTLYYTAKNVDAQTLKHFGSVYDVVPRAELDDAAIAIATDIAKKDTRVIRRAKEAINRIDVQDVHTSYRIEQGFTFELNLAGVADEHRDEFVATGKPRANK; this is encoded by the coding sequence ATGGGCATCACTTCGACCTCGGACGGTGCCGGGATCACCACGGTGACCGTCGACTATCCGCCCGTGAATGCCATCCCCTCGAAGGGCTGGTTCGAGTTGGCCGACGCCGTCCTCGCTGCGGGCAAGGATCCCGAGACCCACGTGGTGATCCTGCGAGCCGAGGGGCGCGGCTTCAACGCCGGCGTCGACATCAAGGAAATGCAGGCCACCGAGGGACACGGCGCGCTGATCGACGCCAACCGCGGCTGCGCTGCGGCCTTCTCCGCGGTCTACGACTGCGAGGTTCCGGTCGTGGTCGCCGTCAACGGCTTCTGCGTCGGTGGCGGCATCGGCCTGGTCGGCAACGCCGACGTCATCGTCGCGTCCGACGATGCGATCTTCGGTCTGCCCGAGGTGGACCGCGGCGCACTCGGTGCGGCCACGCACCTCGCTCGTCTGGTCCCGCAGCACATGATGCGCACGCTGTACTACACAGCCAAGAACGTCGACGCCCAGACGCTCAAGCACTTCGGCTCCGTGTACGACGTGGTCCCGCGCGCCGAGCTCGACGACGCCGCAATCGCGATCGCCACAGATATTGCCAAGAAGGACACCCGGGTCATCCGCCGCGCCAAGGAAGCCATCAACCGCATCGACGTGCAGGACGTGCACACCAGCTACCGGATCGAGCAGGGCTTCACGTTCGAGCTGAACCTCGCCGGCGTCGCCGACGAGCATCGCGACGAGTTCGTCGCCACCGGCAAGCCGCGCGCGAACAAGTAG
- a CDS encoding SDR family oxidoreductase codes for MDLGLEGKVVLVTGGVRGIGAGISRTFLRAGATVVTCARRPADEPVEVDGREVEFIPCDVRDADQVQSMIDQIVARHGRLDTVVNNAGGAPFAMAADASPKFHSKIVELNLLAPLLISQIANAVMQKQEGGGSIVMISSVSGSRPSPGTAAYGAAKAGIDSLAASLSVEWAPKVRVNSIVVGLVQTELSHLHYGDEAGVAAVGATVPLGRMALPEDIGNSAAFLASPLAAYVSGSTLTVHGGGERPAFLAAAETEENK; via the coding sequence GTGGATCTCGGTCTCGAAGGCAAGGTCGTGCTGGTGACCGGTGGAGTGCGCGGAATCGGTGCGGGCATCAGCCGTACCTTCCTGCGTGCGGGCGCGACGGTGGTTACGTGTGCGCGTCGTCCGGCCGACGAACCGGTCGAGGTAGACGGTCGCGAGGTCGAGTTCATCCCGTGCGATGTACGTGACGCAGACCAGGTGCAGTCGATGATCGATCAGATCGTGGCCCGGCACGGACGGCTCGACACTGTCGTGAACAACGCCGGCGGCGCCCCGTTCGCGATGGCGGCCGATGCGAGCCCCAAGTTCCACTCCAAGATCGTCGAGCTGAACCTGCTTGCACCCCTGCTGATCTCACAGATCGCCAATGCTGTCATGCAGAAGCAGGAGGGCGGAGGATCGATCGTGATGATCTCCTCCGTCAGCGGCAGCCGTCCGTCGCCGGGCACCGCTGCGTACGGCGCGGCCAAGGCCGGTATCGACTCGCTCGCGGCGAGCCTGTCCGTCGAGTGGGCTCCCAAGGTGCGGGTCAACTCGATCGTCGTCGGCCTGGTGCAGACCGAGCTGAGCCACCTGCACTACGGCGACGAGGCCGGTGTCGCGGCTGTCGGCGCCACCGTCCCGCTGGGGCGGATGGCGCTGCCCGAGGACATCGGCAACTCTGCGGCATTCCTGGCATCACCGTTGGCGGCCTACGTCAGCGGCTCGACATTGACCGTCCACGGCGGCGGCGAGCGCCCTGCCTTCCTGGCTGCGGCAGAAACAGAGGAGAACAAGTGA
- a CDS encoding SDR family oxidoreductase, translating to MSGLLDGRVVIITGAGRGIGRAHALAFAAEGAKVVVNDIGVGGDGSTTGETPAEQVVAEIKAAGGEAVTNGDDVASWEGAQNLIQTALDNFGRLDVLVNNAGFLRDRMLVGMSEEEWDAVIRVHLKGHFAPLRHAAAYWRAESKAGRPVDARIINTSSGAGLQGSIGQGNYAAAKAGIAEMTIQAAAELKNYGVSVNAIAPAARTRMTVGAGGAMAEAMAAPEEGFDAMAPENISPLVVWLGSAESKNVTGRVFEVEGGKITVAEGWRHGPTQDKGERWDPKELGPVVADLLEKAETPTPVYGA from the coding sequence GTGAGTGGATTGCTTGACGGCAGAGTCGTCATCATCACCGGCGCCGGCCGTGGAATCGGTCGTGCCCACGCGCTGGCCTTCGCGGCCGAGGGCGCCAAGGTCGTCGTCAACGACATCGGTGTCGGCGGCGACGGCTCCACCACCGGCGAGACCCCGGCCGAGCAGGTTGTCGCCGAGATCAAGGCTGCTGGCGGCGAGGCCGTCACCAACGGCGACGACGTCGCGTCGTGGGAGGGTGCCCAGAACCTGATCCAGACCGCGTTGGACAATTTCGGCCGCCTCGACGTTTTGGTCAACAACGCGGGCTTCCTGCGTGACCGCATGCTCGTCGGGATGAGCGAGGAGGAGTGGGACGCGGTGATCCGCGTGCACCTCAAGGGCCACTTCGCCCCGCTGCGCCACGCCGCCGCGTACTGGCGTGCCGAGTCCAAGGCCGGGCGTCCCGTGGACGCCCGCATCATCAACACCAGCTCGGGCGCGGGCCTGCAGGGCTCCATCGGCCAGGGCAACTACGCCGCGGCCAAGGCCGGCATCGCAGAGATGACCATCCAGGCCGCCGCCGAGCTGAAGAACTACGGCGTCTCCGTCAACGCGATCGCCCCCGCAGCCCGCACCCGCATGACCGTCGGTGCCGGTGGCGCGATGGCCGAGGCGATGGCGGCACCGGAGGAGGGCTTCGACGCGATGGCGCCGGAGAACATCTCCCCGCTGGTCGTGTGGCTGGGCTCCGCCGAGTCGAAGAACGTCACTGGACGTGTTTTCGAGGTCGAGGGCGGCAAGATCACGGTCGCCGAGGGCTGGCGCCACGGTCCCACGCAGGACAAGGGTGAGCGCTGGGATCCCAAGGAGCTCGGACCGGTCGTCGCCGATCTACTCGAGAAGGCAGAGACCCCGACTCCGGTCTACGGCGCGTAG